The Paenibacillus sp. G2S3 region AATTTGACTCTTCGGTAGATCTCTAATGTGTCCCATAGATGCCTTTACAATATACTTACTACCTAGATATTTGCCAATTGTCTTCGCTTTTGCGGGCGATTCGACAATAACCAATGCATCTGCCATAGACTCTTCCTCCTCGTTAACACTCGTACCTCTATATTAAATTACCTTATAAATAGCTCCTGGTAATTGTGCTACCGCTTTTTTTATGATTAAAGATAACAGAACTGAATGCAAATGTCCAAAATCCCATCCTGTCCTCACAAGCAGATCGTCCAAAATAAAGGGTCCTTGATGCAATATATGGTATAGGTGTGACTCCTCATTTGTCAATTTCTTTTCAATTAACAAGTCGTCAGCCACCTGCTCAGGGGGACCACTTTCACCCGTTTTTGCAAGCTTTGTCGGGAGATAAGAAGTATATTCTTCTATAATATCTAATGCACTGGTTACCAGCTTTGCCCCCTGTTTAATCAGATCAAGAGCACCTCTACTTTTAGGAGAAGTAATAGGTCCAGGGACAGCAAAAACATCGCGTCCTGCTTCCAAGGCAGCATCAGCAGTAATGAGTGATCCACTTCGACTGTCCGCCTCTACAACCACTGTCCCGTATGTAAGACCTGCAATAATACGATTGCGCTGCGGAAATAACCCTGGATGACTTTTGGTTCCAAGGGGATACTCTGTGAGCACTAGCCCATCACGAGAAATCAATCGCTCAAGCTCCTTATTCTCGGGAGGGTAGACCCGATCAAGCCCTGTAGCTACTACCGCTATAGTGCCTCCACCGCTTCTTAGCGCAGCTTCATGACACGCACTATCAATCCCCCTAGCTAATCCGCTAACCACTGTTAGACCTGCTGCACTAAGCTCTTTCGTGAGGATCTCCCCTACCTTCCGTCCATAAGCTGTTGGCACACGAGTGCCTACCATCGCCACACTGGGTGAAGAAGTCAGTTCCAAACGTCCACGATAATAAAGAATCCATGGTGGCTGATCCGTCTCTTTCAATAAATCGGGATAGTCTGGATCAAAAATCGTAACCATGTTCACAGCACTTTCTTCCATTAGTAAGCGGCGTTTTGCTATCCACTCCAACGTATATATGGAAGCAAGATGAATCGACATTTTCTCGGTCAAACCAATCTTCTCCCAGTCTTCTGTGCTACAAGAAAATGCTTTTTCTGACAAAAGCCCTGCTCTGCGAATCTTGTCGATAGTTTTCCAGCCTATACCTTCCACTTCATTAAAGCCGAATAGTAGTTCTCGTTCTTCCATATCATTTTTCTCTCCTTAACATGGAAGGCCTAGCCTTCCCTATTTTGTGTCACTCATCTTGAAAACGCAAGTATTTCTTTAAATTCAATAAATTTCTATTTAAAATAAAAAAAGCAACCTTTCATCCCTGGATAGGAACAAAAGGTTGCTTACCTCTTAAATTAATTATACACGAAATAACATCACTACGTGGAGTGATTTCCCTGCCTTACCTTCAATAATTAATGCGATGTAAAAG contains the following coding sequences:
- the dprA gene encoding DNA-processing protein DprA, which gives rise to MEERELLFGFNEVEGIGWKTIDKIRRAGLLSEKAFSCSTEDWEKIGLTEKMSIHLASIYTLEWIAKRRLLMEESAVNMVTIFDPDYPDLLKETDQPPWILYYRGRLELTSSPSVAMVGTRVPTAYGRKVGEILTKELSAAGLTVVSGLARGIDSACHEAALRSGGGTIAVVATGLDRVYPPENKELERLISRDGLVLTEYPLGTKSHPGLFPQRNRIIAGLTYGTVVVEADSRSGSLITADAALEAGRDVFAVPGPITSPKSRGALDLIKQGAKLVTSALDIIEEYTSYLPTKLAKTGESGPPEQVADDLLIEKKLTNEESHLYHILHQGPFILDDLLVRTGWDFGHLHSVLLSLIIKKAVAQLPGAIYKVI